A genome region from Mercenaria mercenaria strain notata chromosome 11, MADL_Memer_1, whole genome shotgun sequence includes the following:
- the LOC123531986 gene encoding uncharacterized protein LOC123531986 has translation MAILLLKLRDVSLIFTRLICLFVFTVTNVEGYASWCDFSKTVFVPEESTATFLTTFTFRTFRHTMFVKTDRTFQTIFWSFHLREGHIFTDNLDWCDPSWKNRTNIISQLNTKGQIDIRIEISNISMKDNGTYYFSLGKVTCFILFVMQIRLEPRKTEATEENMPVYVYAHPHASVITRPFANATMTWLVNGLSVNKTASFIQQDGLIWIPHITRGLDGSNVTYRSVQDNGNVNEVNYTMNVTYGPSQSLSLEPGQTQYYLVSGDIMPDITCTADCKPPCSISWGKYGSGGTLRLGEVTSKDTGECTCTATRTGVKTVKRTINIHVAGFNNSVRKSLNQTIEDCSNSQAADNHGLEHYEALDTNTIQKEKVYEVPTEVGLETYENIRLSSISTPEVQVAHS, from the exons atggcAATTTTACTTCTTAAGCTGAGAGATGTGTCGTTAATTTTTACGAGATtgatttgtttgttcgttttcaCCGTTACAAATGTCGAGGGATACGCTTCAT GGTGTGATTTCAGTAAGACAGTCTTTGTACCAGAGGAATCAACTGCAACGTTTTTAACTACTTTTACATTCAGAACATTTCGTCATACGATGTTTGTAAAAACTGATAGAACATTCCAAACTATATTTTGGAGTTTTCATCTGCGTGAAGGTCATATATTTACTGACAACTTAGACTGGTGTGATCCTTCGTGGAAAAACAGAACTAATATTATCAGTCAATTAAACACTAAAGGTCAGATCGATATTAGAATAGAGATAAGCAATATCAGTATGAAGGATAATGGGACGTACTACTTTTCTTTAGGAAAAGTTACTTGCTTTATCCTGTTTGTAATGC AAATACGACTGGAACCAAGGAAAACTGAAGCCACAGAAGAAAATATGCCCGTGTATGTGTATGCACATCCACATGCGTCAGTAATAACACGTCCGTTTGCAAATGCAACAATGACCTGGTTAGTGAACGGGTTATCTGTCAATAAGACTGCGAGTTTTATACAACAAGATGGTTTGATTTGGATACCACATATAACGAGAGGACTGGACGGGAGTAATGTAACATACCGATCCGTACAGGATAACGGGAATGTCAACGAAGTCAATTATACTATGAATGTCACGT ATGGACCAAGCCAATCTCTCTCCTTAGAGCCAGGACAGACACAATATTATCTCGTCAGTGGAGATATTATGCCCGACATTACGTGTACAGCCGATTGTAAACCGCCGTGCTCTATTTCATGGGGAAAATACGGCAGTGGTGGAACACTTAGATTAGGGGAAGTCACGTCAAAGGATACTGGAGAGTGCACATGCACTGCTACAAGGACTGGCGTAAAGACCGTAAAGCGGACCATCAACATTCATGTCGCTG GTTTCAATAACAGCGTAAGGAAGTCACTGAACCAAACaattgaagattgttcaaattcgCAAGC GGCTGATAATCATGGACTTGAGCACTATGAAGCTTTAGATACTAACACCATTCAGAAGGAAAAAGTTTATG aaGTTCCTACCGAGGTCGGGTTAGAGACATACGAAAATATAAGGTTGTCATCTATCTCTACTCCGGAAGTACAAGTGGCACACAGCTAG